From a region of the Janthinobacterium sp. 61 genome:
- the urtA gene encoding urea ABC transporter substrate-binding protein codes for MSRRIILKAAAAGALALATSITMQAALAADTIKVGILHSLSGTMAISETSLKDVALMTIAEINAKGGVLGKKLEAVVVDPASNWPLFAEKARQLVAQDKVAVVFGCWTSVSRKSVLPVFKELNSLLFYPVQYEGEELEKNVFYTGAAPNQQAIPAVEYLMSKDGGGARRFVLLGTDYVYPRTTNKILRAFLKSKGVKDSDISEVYTPFGHADYQTIVANIKKFSTGGKTAVISTINGDSNVPFYKELGNAGLKATDVPVVAFSVGEEELRGIDTKPLLGHLAAWNYFESVKNPVNTAFIKQWKAYAVAQKLPNAGSVVTNDPMEATYVGIHMWAQAVEKAKSTDTDKVIAAMAGQSVKAPSGFTLTMDPTNHHLHKPVMIGEIKADGQFNVVWKTKEPIRAQPWSPFIKGNEGKQKL; via the coding sequence ATGTCACGACGCATCATCCTGAAAGCGGCCGCCGCCGGCGCCCTGGCCCTGGCCACGTCCATCACCATGCAGGCAGCCCTGGCCGCCGACACCATCAAGGTGGGCATCTTGCACTCCCTGTCGGGCACCATGGCCATTTCCGAAACGTCGCTGAAAGACGTGGCCTTGATGACGATCGCCGAGATCAATGCCAAGGGCGGCGTGCTGGGCAAGAAGCTGGAAGCCGTCGTGGTCGATCCGGCGTCGAACTGGCCCTTGTTTGCGGAAAAAGCGCGCCAGCTGGTGGCGCAAGATAAAGTGGCCGTGGTGTTTGGTTGCTGGACGTCCGTGTCCCGTAAATCCGTCTTGCCCGTGTTCAAGGAACTCAACAGCCTGCTGTTTTATCCGGTGCAATACGAAGGCGAGGAGCTGGAAAAGAATGTGTTTTATACGGGCGCCGCGCCGAACCAGCAGGCGATTCCCGCCGTGGAATACCTGATGAGCAAGGATGGCGGCGGCGCCAGGCGCTTCGTGCTGCTGGGCACGGATTACGTTTACCCGCGCACCACCAACAAGATATTGCGCGCCTTCCTGAAGAGCAAAGGCGTCAAGGATAGCGATATTAGCGAGGTCTACACGCCGTTCGGCCACGCCGACTATCAAACCATCGTCGCCAACATCAAGAAATTTTCCACGGGCGGCAAGACGGCCGTCATTTCCACCATCAATGGCGATTCCAACGTGCCGTTTTACAAGGAACTGGGCAATGCGGGCTTGAAAGCTACGGACGTCCCCGTCGTTGCGTTTTCCGTGGGTGAGGAAGAGCTGCGCGGCATCGATACCAAGCCTTTGCTCGGTCACCTGGCGGCCTGGAATTATTTTGAATCCGTCAAGAACCCCGTGAATACGGCTTTCATCAAGCAGTGGAAAGCGTATGCAGTGGCGCAAAAGTTGCCGAACGCGGGTTCGGTGGTGACGAACGACCCCATGGAAGCGACCTATGTGGGCATCCACATGTGGGCGCAAGCGGTGGAAAAAGCCAAATCGACGGACACGGACAAGGTGATCGCCGCCATGGCCGGCCAGAGCGTCAAGGCGCCGTCTGGCTTTACCCTGACCATGGACCCGACCAACCACCACTTGCACAAGCCCGTGATGATCGGCGAAATCAAGGCTGATGGGCAATTCAATGTTGTGTGGAAAACCAAGGAGCCGATACGCGCCCAGCCGTGGAGCCCCTTTATCAAGGGCAATGAGGGCAAGCAAAAGCTGTAG